One window of the Haemorhous mexicanus isolate bHaeMex1 chromosome 15, bHaeMex1.pri, whole genome shotgun sequence genome contains the following:
- the FAF2 gene encoding FAS-associated factor 2 has translation MAAPEERELTAEQTEKLLQFQDLTGIESMDQCRHTLEQHNWNIEAAVQDRLNEQEGVPSVFNPPPLRPLQVNTADHRIYSYVVSRPQPRGLLGWGYYFIMLPFRFTYYTLLDIFRFALRFIRPDPRSRVTDPVGDIISFIHMFEEKYGRIHPVFYQGTYSQALNDAKRELRFLLVYLHGDDHQDTDEFCRNTLCAPEVITLINTRMLFWACSTNKPEGYRVSQALRENTYPFLAVIMLKDRRMTVVGRLEGLIQADDLINQLMFIMDANQTYLVSERLEREERNQTQVLRQQQDEAYLASLRADQEKERKKKEERERKKKKEEEVQQQKLAEERRRQTLQEEKERKSECLPPEPHPDDPESVKIIFKLPNDSRVERRFHFTQSLTVIHDFLFSLKESPEKFQIEANFPRRVLPCLPTEEWPNPPTLQEAGLSHTEVLFVQDLTDD, from the exons GACTTGACTGGCATAGAGTCCATGGACCAATGTCGCCacacactggagcagcacaaCTGGAACATAGAG GCAGCTGTGCAGGACCGACTGAACGAGCAAGAGGGTGTCCCAAGTGTCTTTAATCCTCCTCCACTGCGGCCGTTGCAGGTCAATACAGCTGACCACAGGATCTACAGCTACGTTGTCTCAAGGCCACAGCCAAGG GGCCTGTTAGGATGGGGTTACTACTTCATAATGCTTCCATTCCGATTCACCTATTACACATTACTTGATATATTTAG GTTTGCTCTGCGTTTTATACGCCCTGATCCTCGTAGTCGGGTCACCGACCCAGTGGGTGACATTATTTCGTTTATTCATATGTTTGAGGAAAAATATGGGAGGATACACCCTGTCTTCTACCAGGGAACTTACAGCCAG GCACTGAACGATGCCAAGCGGGAGCTGCGCTTCCTGTTGGTTTATCTTCACGGGGATGACCACCAAGACACAGATGAGTTCTGCCG CAATACACTGTGTGCACCTGAGGTCATCACCCTCATCAACACTAGAATGCTCTTCTGGGCTTGCTCAACCAATAAACCAGAGGGATACAGAG TGTCGCAGGCCCTGCGGGAGAACACGTACCCGTTCCTGGCCGTGATCATGCTCAAGGACCGCAGGATGACCGTGGTTGGGCGGCTGGAGGGCCTCATCCAGGCTGATGACCTCATCAACCAGCTGATGTTCATCATGGATGCCAACCAGACATACCTGGTGTCCGAGCGCCTGGAAAG GGAAGAGAGGAACCAAACCCAagtgctgaggcagcagcaggacgaGGCATACCTGGCATCCTTGCGTGCGGACCAGGAAAAGGAGCgcaagaagaaggaggaaagggagaggaagaagaagaaggaggaggaagtgcAGCAGCAAAAACTGGCAGAAGAGAGGCGGCGGCAG AcactgcaggaggagaaggagaggaagtcGGAATGCCTTCCTCCAGAGCCCCATCCCGACGACCCAGAGAGCGTCAAGATCATTTTCAAGCTGCCCAACGATTCCAGAGTGGAGCGGCGATTCCACTTCACACAGTCATTGACG GTGATCCACGACTTCCTGTTCTCCTTGAAAGAAAGCCCTGAGAAGTTCCAGATTGAGGCCAACTTCCCTCGCCgtgtcctgccctgcctccctaCAGAGGAGTGGCCCAACCCCCCGACGCTGCAGGAGGCGGGACTCAGCCACACGGAAGTCCTCTTTGTGCAGGACCTCACGGACGATTGA